The genome window ATGTCTTGATGGCCGCCTGATGCGATGCCGCTTTCTGATGAAGTTGTTCCAGCTATGCAAATGTTGCCGCTCCCATCAATAGCACAACCCCGCGCCTCATCACCGCCTTCCCCTCCGTAGTAGGTTGCCCAAAGCCTTGATCCACCGCTGGTGAATTTCACCAGGAACGCATCGGTCAGGCCGCCTAACGTGTTCTGGTGTCCGCCAGCTGCTATGGCGGAAGTCGAGCCGGTACTACCAGCCAGATAGATATTTCCGTTACCATCGGTAGTGCATGCAAGGCCGAAGTCATTGCTGTTGCCACCATAGTAGGTTCCCCACATCCGCGCGGGATCAATGATCAGCGTCCCATTGCGATCGTAATTGCCTATTGCGAAGCGCAGCGCATCGTCCTCCAACACAAAGCGCGTGTCGATCTCCTTCCCATCCTGGAAGCTGACCGGGCGATCTTCTGTGAAGCGCCCCATGCGGTTGCCGTGGGTCAGGTTGCCGTTGGCATCCAGACTCAGTTCCTCATGGTGCTCGAATCGCATACGGATCCGGTCGGGATCAGCGCCAGGCCGCACCACGAAGTCGTACTTCATGCCTTTCTCCGTGGTATACACCACCCAGTCTATGCCGGGATAGATATCGTGGTAGGTGACTTTGGCGTACGTGCGCACATCCAATGCATCGTGGTTGTAGTACTGCGCGTAGTCGCTGCTGCGGCCCTCGGTGGTGATCCGGGCGTTGTGATCCGCTCCCTCAAGCACCATGTCCATACGGAAGGTCTCCAGGCGTACTTCATCGCGCATCGCATCCAACTGTTCCTGCCTCTTAGGCTCTTGATGCGACCCGGCCACCAGTTCCGCATATCCCTCGGGATAGTGCATCCTGGTGAATTGATAGGCGATGCCGTTCCCCAGAAGGAAGAGCTGCGTGTTCCCCTGTGAAAGCCGGTAACGCACGAACGGCGCCGGCTCACCGCTGGTGGTGCGCACCTGGCCTTTGTTCTCCTCGAAGCCGGCGGGTGCACGGCTGAGGTTCTCCAGCATAGCTGGTGTGGGTGGCGTGCCTGCCCAGGCAGCAAGGGAGAGTGCAAGGCTGGCGAGAAGGGTCGGGGTTCTCATGGAACGATTCGGTTCAATGGTGATCGGGCGCAAAGGGCTTGACAAGGACATATCGGGGTGCTCGGCCGAACGTGAACGATCACAAGCGGGAAATGAGGAACCCCGGCCATCTGACCGGGGCTCCTCATCCGTTGGGGCGCCTATGCCTTGATGATCCGCTTGCTCCAGCGCTTGTTGCCCACCTTCAGGTCGATGAGGTAGGTGCCAGAGGCGATGCCCTCCAGCGGGACCCGGAAGCATCCCGTGCCGACGGCTAAGAGCGATGGCGAGGTTCCGATGACCCTGCCTTGCAGGTCGATGATGGTTACCGTCGCGTTTCCATCGGACGCTTCACCAAGATCGATCCACACGCCGTCGGTAGCGGGGCTCGGGTAGATGCGGATGCCATCGCTATCATGCGCTTCGCTCCCCGTCGTCAGGTCCAGCGCGTAGAGCTCCTGGCCCGTGCTCGTGAGGTAGTTCGCGCGGAAGAACAAGGTGCCATTGCAGCTGAGCATGGGAGCAGCGCTCGAGAACGGCGAGATCACATCGCTGCCGGGGTAGAGGATCTCATAGGTGCCGGGGGCGGTGTTATCCGTGCGCCAGAGCTGCCGATAGGTGGTGGTCCCGAGGGCCGTGACGTACAAAGCGCCATTGTGGCTGCAGAAGTTGTCCGGGTTGGTGTAGCCGAAGGTGTTCCAGGAAACGGTTCCGGATTGGGTTCCATCGCTTTGCCAGATCAAGGCGGTGGTGCTGCCCGCCGTGGGGAATGCGCGAAGGTGCAGTTGGCCGTTGTGCTCGATCAGGTTGGAGGGCAGGCTGGAGTTGGTGCCGGGGTAGATGTCCCTGACCAGGCCGGTGCCCGGCACGGTTCCGTCGGTGGCCCACAACTCATCGCCTGTGGCACTGGTGCCTGCGCGGAAGAATACCAGCCCGCCCGCCGCACGATAGTTCGACGGTGAGGTGCCTGAACTTCCCGGACCCGCGATGGTCTCGGCGATGAGGTGCGTGCCTGCCACGGTGCCATCGCTCACCCAGGGCTCGCTGCCCGTCTGCCCATCATTCGCGGTGAAGTAGAGCATGCCATCGTGGGCCATGGGATTCTGGAAGCTGCTGTTGGCAGTGCCCGGGTTGATGTCG of Flavobacteriales bacterium contains these proteins:
- a CDS encoding T9SS type A sorting domain-containing protein; translation: MRFRIVTLLICVGVLVSPTPAQIPTLVKDINPSGNSSPGLFTCVGDMVYFSATDGVNGVELWKTDGSEAGTVMVKDINPGTGSSSPRDFMLMNGVLNFIVTGAGMESELWRTDGTEAGTQLVLSRTDVPGLLEWITFVAFPGSGPGGSDRIFFRGHDADHGRELWSTDGTPAGTQLFLDINPGTANSSFQNPMAHDGMLYFTANDGQTGSEPWVSDGTVAGTHLIAETIAGPGSSGTSPSNYRAAGGLVFFRAGTSATGDELWATDGTVPGTGLVRDIYPGTNSSLPSNLIEHNGQLHLRAFPTAGSTTALIWQSDGTQSGTVSWNTFGYTNPDNFCSHNGALYVTALGTTTYRQLWRTDNTAPGTYEILYPGSDVISPFSSAAPMLSCNGTLFFRANYLTSTGQELYALDLTTGSEAHDSDGIRIYPSPATDGVWIDLGEASDGNATVTIIDLQGRVIGTSPSLLAVGTGCFRVPLEGIASGTYLIDLKVGNKRWSKRIIKA